From Micromonospora echinospora, one genomic window encodes:
- a CDS encoding non-ribosomal peptide synthetase: MTASADQLLAVLLARRGIEVTGTQTIRPGDRAGDLPLSPAQQRIWFLDRLGVGDSAYVMGSAHRLTGALDATALAAALRLLVRRHEPLRTSFAERAGHPVQVILPADDPRTAVPLPLVDLAETPAATRQTRLDRLARYELTRPFDLGRAPLVRATLVRLAAADHVLLLAFHHVVCDDVSARLLLAELISGYAALVAGRQPASEAPPVQYADYVRWLGERDPAALAAQEAYWRDHLTGAPGQLDLPTDRPRPARPRSPAGTRPFRLPGRLTSAIEELRRREDCTTFTVLLAAFTILLARHSGQEDVVVGVPASNRSLPELESMVGMFVNTLALRTDLSGDPSLRDVLRRVRQTSLGGLGHRDVPLERVTELVRPARGASRQPLFQVMFVLNGTDSGPDPTAGPVDATGGLAVTAAGLDGGTARFDLTLVVVERAGQLAGQLDYDAELFDPATAARLVAHLELAVAALAYTPELPLRDLALHIPADRARLHAGLRPVTGVASAGVDAPGHVDAPGYVDDLVAAQAARTPRAPAVLGDGQVLTYGELDRRVDRLARRLRTAGVGREAPVGMALRAGPDGIVALLAVIRAGGAYLPLDPGHPVDRVGALLADAGATILVTDATGRDLLAGLPVTVVDVADPADTAVPTPADATVSRARRPDQLAYVVYTSGSTGRPKGVMVTHRTLTALATSFRDRHGFGPGQRILMIPPLTFDASVGDVFPALISGAALVVHPDPAALTGPALVDLCRVEGITAVDAPAALWQRWVDDLDGHRLPADLPLTVMMVGGERVSADKLAAWHRLTGGRTAFYNHYGPTEATVCATVFRSAPADGAESATGAAGPDSGDAPTGGHLPIGRPLPHVRAYVLDRWMRPVPYGAAGELHLGGDCLARGYIGRPDLTAAAFVPDPFSAAPGARLYRTGDLARVGPDGQLEFLGRVDRQLKIRGHRIEPAEIEAVLDEHPGVARSVVVARGQRLAAFVVPRQVAPSADELRAHLRSRLPEYLVPATVVALAELPLTAHGKVDPDRLPADTPDEQRPFTAPATATEVAVARIWSRALDRERVGVDDGFFDLGGHSLLAAPVLSEVNRHFGTRLPLRSLFDAPALAAFAALVDAALPDAPAPDPVPAAAIGAHRGPDLRAEAVPPDDVAPLGTYVPVADPAGVLLTGATGFLGAYLLDDALRHTTADVYCLVRAGSEGAATARIEENLRRYGRWRPGYPARIVPVVGDLAEPRLGLGQRAFDALADRVDVVLHNGGSVHFVQPYERLRPANVSGTVEVLRLASRGRPKAVHHVSTLGVYLCPAYASRTVTEALPPDEPQGLHGGYNESKWVADRLVRTARERGLPVSVHRPARVTGDSRTGTGNADDYFSRLLRTFAETGAVPALDHVEDMAPVDVVAAAIGRLSRRPDALAADRHYFRPGLSYPQMAEVLGGLGIPVRLLPYRDWRAGVLRAGPSVALGPFVPTLAEEDGPREHPYFDCVHTERATDAAGVPTPPPAATLLRRYLSALRLGGEATGSA; the protein is encoded by the coding sequence GTGACCGCCTCGGCCGACCAGCTCCTCGCCGTCCTGCTGGCCCGGCGCGGCATCGAGGTCACCGGTACGCAGACGATCCGGCCCGGCGACCGCGCCGGCGACCTGCCGCTCTCCCCGGCCCAGCAGCGGATCTGGTTCCTCGACCGGCTCGGGGTCGGCGACTCGGCGTACGTGATGGGTAGCGCCCACCGGCTCACCGGCGCGCTCGACGCGACCGCCCTCGCCGCCGCGCTGCGACTGCTCGTGCGCCGGCACGAACCGTTGCGGACGTCGTTCGCCGAGCGGGCCGGCCACCCGGTGCAGGTGATCCTGCCGGCCGACGATCCCAGGACGGCCGTGCCGCTGCCCCTCGTCGACCTGGCGGAGACGCCCGCCGCGACCCGGCAGACCCGGCTGGACCGGCTAGCCCGGTACGAGCTGACCCGTCCCTTCGACCTCGGCCGGGCGCCGCTGGTCCGGGCTACCCTGGTCCGGCTCGCCGCCGCCGACCACGTCCTGCTGCTCGCCTTCCACCACGTCGTCTGCGACGACGTCTCGGCCCGGCTGCTGCTCGCTGAGCTGATCAGCGGGTACGCCGCACTCGTCGCCGGCCGGCAGCCGGCGTCCGAGGCGCCGCCGGTGCAGTACGCCGACTACGTACGCTGGCTTGGCGAGCGTGATCCGGCGGCACTGGCGGCGCAGGAGGCGTACTGGCGCGACCACCTGACCGGTGCGCCGGGTCAGCTCGACCTGCCCACCGACCGGCCCCGACCGGCGCGGCCCCGGTCCCCGGCCGGCACCCGGCCGTTCCGGCTCCCCGGTCGGCTGACCTCGGCGATCGAGGAGCTGCGCCGCCGCGAGGACTGCACCACGTTCACCGTGCTGCTGGCCGCGTTCACGATCCTGCTGGCCCGGCACAGTGGCCAGGAGGACGTGGTCGTCGGCGTACCGGCGAGCAACAGGTCGCTGCCCGAACTCGAGTCGATGGTCGGCATGTTCGTCAACACCCTGGCGCTGCGCACCGACCTGAGCGGCGATCCGAGCCTGCGCGACGTGCTGCGCCGGGTCCGGCAGACCAGCCTCGGTGGGCTCGGGCACCGGGACGTACCGCTCGAACGGGTCACCGAACTGGTCCGGCCGGCCCGGGGAGCCAGCCGGCAGCCGCTGTTCCAGGTGATGTTCGTGCTCAACGGCACCGACTCCGGCCCCGACCCGACGGCCGGCCCGGTGGACGCGACCGGCGGGCTGGCCGTGACGGCGGCCGGACTCGACGGCGGGACGGCCCGGTTCGACCTGACCCTGGTGGTGGTCGAGCGCGCCGGACAGCTCGCCGGCCAGCTCGACTACGACGCCGAGCTGTTCGACCCGGCGACCGCCGCACGGCTGGTGGCACACCTGGAGCTGGCGGTGGCCGCGCTGGCGTACACCCCGGAGCTGCCGCTTCGCGACCTCGCCCTGCACATCCCCGCCGACCGGGCCCGGTTGCACGCCGGCCTGCGGCCGGTGACCGGCGTGGCATCCGCCGGGGTCGACGCCCCTGGCCACGTCGACGCCCCCGGCTACGTCGACGACCTGGTGGCGGCGCAGGCCGCCCGGACACCACGGGCGCCCGCCGTCCTCGGCGACGGGCAGGTGCTGACCTACGGCGAACTCGACCGGCGGGTCGACCGGCTGGCGCGGCGACTGCGCACGGCCGGCGTCGGTCGCGAGGCGCCGGTCGGGATGGCCCTGCGGGCCGGCCCGGACGGGATCGTCGCACTGCTGGCCGTCATCCGGGCCGGCGGCGCCTACCTGCCGCTCGACCCTGGCCACCCGGTCGACCGGGTCGGCGCGCTGCTCGCCGACGCGGGCGCGACGATCCTGGTCACCGACGCGACCGGGCGTGACCTGCTCGCCGGCCTACCGGTCACCGTCGTCGACGTCGCCGACCCGGCCGACACCGCCGTCCCGACCCCGGCCGACGCCACGGTGTCGCGGGCCCGCCGGCCAGACCAGCTCGCGTACGTCGTCTACACCTCCGGCTCGACCGGCCGGCCCAAGGGCGTCATGGTGACCCACCGGACGCTGACCGCCCTGGCCACCTCCTTCCGTGACCGGCACGGTTTCGGCCCCGGGCAGCGGATCCTGATGATCCCGCCGCTGACCTTCGACGCGTCGGTCGGCGACGTGTTCCCCGCCCTGATCAGCGGCGCGGCGCTGGTGGTGCACCCCGACCCGGCTGCCCTCACCGGACCGGCGCTGGTCGACCTCTGCCGGGTCGAGGGCATCACCGCCGTGGACGCACCGGCGGCGCTCTGGCAGCGCTGGGTCGACGACCTCGACGGCCACCGGCTCCCCGCCGACCTGCCGCTGACCGTGATGATGGTCGGCGGTGAACGGGTGTCCGCCGACAAGCTCGCCGCCTGGCACCGGCTGACCGGTGGCCGGACCGCCTTCTACAACCACTACGGCCCGACCGAGGCGACGGTCTGCGCGACCGTGTTCCGGTCCGCGCCCGCCGACGGGGCCGAATCCGCCACCGGCGCCGCCGGGCCGGACTCCGGCGACGCCCCCACCGGCGGGCACCTGCCGATCGGCCGGCCGCTGCCGCACGTGCGGGCGTACGTGCTGGACCGGTGGATGCGGCCGGTGCCGTACGGCGCCGCCGGTGAGCTCCACCTCGGCGGCGACTGCCTGGCCCGTGGCTACATCGGTCGCCCGGACCTGACCGCCGCCGCGTTCGTACCCGACCCGTTCTCGGCGGCGCCCGGCGCCCGGCTCTACCGCACCGGAGACCTGGCCCGGGTCGGTCCGGACGGGCAGCTGGAGTTCCTCGGCCGGGTCGACCGGCAACTGAAGATCCGGGGGCACCGCATCGAGCCGGCCGAGATCGAGGCGGTGCTCGACGAGCACCCCGGCGTCGCCCGGTCGGTGGTGGTGGCCCGGGGGCAGCGGCTCGCCGCGTTCGTCGTGCCCCGTCAGGTGGCGCCGAGCGCCGACGAGCTGCGCGCCCACCTCCGCTCCCGGCTGCCCGAGTACCTGGTGCCGGCCACCGTCGTGGCGCTGGCGGAACTGCCGCTGACCGCGCACGGCAAGGTCGACCCGGACCGGCTACCCGCCGACACCCCGGACGAGCAGCGCCCCTTCACCGCCCCCGCCACCGCGACCGAGGTCGCGGTGGCTCGGATCTGGTCCCGGGCGCTGGACCGCGAGCGGGTCGGCGTCGACGACGGGTTCTTCGACCTGGGCGGTCACTCACTGCTGGCCGCTCCGGTGCTCAGCGAGGTCAACCGGCACTTCGGCACCCGGCTGCCGCTGCGTTCGCTGTTCGACGCCCCCGCGCTGGCCGCTTTCGCCGCGCTGGTCGACGCCGCCCTGCCCGACGCCCCTGCGCCCGATCCGGTACCCGCCGCTGCCATCGGCGCCCACCGCGGGCCGGACCTGCGCGCCGAGGCCGTACCCCCTGACGACGTGGCGCCACTCGGGACGTACGTGCCGGTGGCCGACCCGGCCGGGGTGCTGCTGACCGGAGCGACCGGCTTCCTCGGCGCGTACCTGCTCGACGACGCCCTGCGGCACACCACCGCCGACGTCTACTGCCTGGTCCGGGCCGGTTCGGAGGGCGCGGCGACGGCCCGGATCGAGGAGAACCTGCGCCGGTACGGGCGCTGGCGGCCGGGGTACCCGGCCCGGATCGTGCCGGTCGTCGGTGATCTCGCCGAGCCTCGACTGGGACTCGGCCAGCGGGCGTTCGACGCGCTCGCCGACCGGGTCGACGTGGTGCTGCACAACGGGGGCAGCGTCCACTTTGTCCAGCCGTATGAGCGGCTGCGGCCGGCCAACGTGTCCGGGACTGTCGAGGTGCTCCGGCTGGCGTCGCGCGGCCGGCCCAAGGCTGTGCACCACGTGTCGACGCTCGGCGTCTACCTGTGCCCGGCGTACGCCTCGCGGACCGTCACCGAGGCGCTGCCGCCCGACGAGCCCCAGGGCCTGCACGGCGGCTACAACGAGAGCAAGTGGGTCGCCGACCGGCTGGTGCGGACCGCCCGGGAGCGCGGCCTGCCGGTGTCGGTGCACCGGCCGGCCCGGGTGACCGGGGACAGCCGCACCGGCACCGGCAACGCCGACGACTACTTCAGCCGCCTGCTGCGTACCTTCGCCGAGACCGGCGCGGTACCGGCACTGGACCACGTCGAGGACATGGCACCTGTCGACGTGGTGGCCGCCGCCATCGGCCGGCTGTCGCGGCGCCCCGACGCGCTCGCCGCCGACCGGCACTACTTCCGGCCGGGGCTGTCCTACCCGCAGATGGCCGAGGTGCTGGGCGGGCTCGGCATCCCGGTCCGACTGCTGCCGTACCGGGACTGGCGGGCCGGTGTGCTGCGTGCCGGCCCGTCGGTCGCACTCGGGCCGTTCGTGCCGACGCTGGCCGAGGAGGACGGGCCCCGCGAGCATCCGTACTTCGACTGCGTCCACACCGAACGGGCGACCGACGCGGCCGGGGTTCCCACCCCGCCGCCCGCGGCGACCCTGCTGCGGC
- a CDS encoding non-ribosomal peptide synthetase: MPTTTDPAGADRPGHGGVAALSPQHQELLARRLAQLGLAPTAPPAVPRVPRTGGEQSFACSSGQQRMWLATQFDPADPSFHVAMSQRLTGELDVGALRAALADLVARHEILRTGYVGVDGEPRQVLRPTGEVPVIEVDLRHLPATDREDRARDLAREAFAVPFDLVSGPVLRASLFRLADDEHVLLATSHHIAIDGWSIGNALRELAALYAWRLAGGTGAPPLPDLPVQYADYAEWQHRGIADGALEPGLAYWRTHLAAPRADAHLPIARRHAGPARAGGAKRHLRIGPDLVEGLRAAAGGTRGTTPFVTLLSAFTALLARYTGQRDVTVGTLVAARTHVELEPLIGYFANPIALRTDLDPDLTFAEVAGRVRRTVIDGFAHQNVPFDLVVQEVAPRRDADRHPFFQSAVILHNFTESGPSAWPGLSVSWWDSQLDDMLFDLTLVGVPQADGGLELTFSYRTEVFDDADIGRFAGHFRQLLTAVVAAPGQRLGDVALLTPDERHRALVDWQGPTATPLAGSFPDLFARACATTPDAIAVSDDVDRLTYRELAASADRLAALLRERGVRPETPVGICLDRSVSMLVAVLGVWRAGGAYVPLDPAFPPDRLRLMVDDAGVTVLVTQRSVRNRLPQLCAGPGVVCLDDERQRLRAPAPAAGDPGAPPPVRPPHAGQLAYVIYTSGSTGRPKGVEVTHGAVANLLLSFRRSLGLTDADRLLAVTTLSFDISVLELLLPLICGARVLVATAAEVADGTALRGRAEADRATVLQATPATWRLLLSAGGVPAGIRHRLCGGEAFSRDLVRELAGGRLWNVYGPTETTVWSAAGVVEPGDGPVAIGPPIDNTRILLLDGRGQPVPVGVVGEVHIGGLGLARGYHRRPALTAQRFVPDPFGDTPGGRLYATGDLARYLPDGRLEFLGRGDQQVKVRGFRVELGEIEEALRAEERVRDAAVTAWHGAGDGDARLVAYVVGAESGTDPAGLWAAIQPGLARRLPGYMVPATLVVLDALPLTPNGKVNRQALPAPDWGATDATAYVAPRDPVEEAIVGIWEEVLDVRPIGVDADFFALGGHSLLAERVLARVRAYFQLEAPTRALFEAPTVAGLAAALTGLEPVPGQVAAVAELRAQIASMSPEAVETMLAQEGAR; this comes from the coding sequence ATGCCGACCACCACCGACCCGGCGGGCGCGGACCGGCCCGGCCACGGCGGCGTGGCCGCCCTGTCACCGCAGCACCAGGAACTGCTGGCCCGGCGGCTGGCCCAGCTCGGCCTGGCGCCCACCGCCCCGCCGGCCGTCCCCCGGGTGCCGCGCACCGGCGGCGAGCAGAGCTTCGCGTGCTCCTCCGGCCAGCAACGGATGTGGCTGGCTACCCAGTTCGACCCGGCCGACCCGTCGTTCCACGTCGCCATGTCCCAGCGGCTCACCGGTGAGCTCGACGTCGGCGCGCTCCGCGCCGCCCTGGCCGACCTGGTCGCCCGGCACGAGATCCTGCGCACCGGCTACGTCGGCGTCGACGGCGAGCCCCGACAGGTCCTCCGGCCGACCGGCGAGGTGCCGGTGATCGAAGTCGACCTGCGGCACCTGCCGGCGACCGACCGCGAGGACCGGGCCCGGGACCTCGCCCGCGAGGCGTTCGCGGTGCCGTTCGACCTGGTCTCCGGTCCGGTGCTGCGGGCGTCGCTGTTCCGGCTCGCCGACGACGAGCACGTGCTGCTGGCGACCAGCCACCACATCGCCATCGACGGCTGGTCGATCGGCAACGCGCTGCGGGAACTCGCCGCGCTCTACGCGTGGCGCCTCGCCGGTGGCACCGGAGCACCGCCGCTGCCCGACCTGCCGGTGCAGTACGCCGACTACGCCGAATGGCAGCACCGGGGCATCGCCGACGGCGCGCTGGAGCCGGGTCTGGCGTACTGGCGCACCCACCTGGCGGCGCCCCGGGCCGACGCGCACCTGCCGATCGCCCGCCGGCACGCCGGCCCGGCCCGGGCCGGTGGCGCCAAGCGGCACCTGCGGATCGGCCCGGACCTCGTCGAGGGGCTGCGCGCGGCGGCCGGCGGCACCCGGGGCACCACCCCGTTCGTCACCCTGCTCTCCGCGTTCACGGCACTGCTGGCCCGCTACACCGGGCAGCGCGACGTCACCGTCGGCACCCTGGTGGCCGCCCGCACCCACGTGGAGCTGGAGCCCCTGATCGGCTACTTCGCCAACCCGATCGCGCTGCGTACCGACCTCGATCCGGACCTGACCTTCGCCGAGGTGGCCGGCCGGGTACGGCGCACCGTCATCGACGGCTTCGCCCACCAGAACGTGCCGTTCGACCTGGTCGTGCAGGAGGTGGCGCCGCGCCGCGACGCCGACCGGCACCCGTTCTTCCAGAGCGCGGTGATCCTGCACAACTTCACCGAGAGCGGCCCGTCGGCCTGGCCAGGGCTGTCGGTGAGCTGGTGGGACAGCCAGCTCGACGACATGCTCTTCGACCTGACCCTGGTCGGGGTGCCGCAGGCCGACGGCGGACTGGAGCTGACGTTCTCGTACCGCACCGAGGTCTTCGACGACGCCGACATCGGCCGGTTCGCCGGGCACTTCCGGCAGTTGCTGACCGCAGTGGTCGCCGCGCCCGGACAGCGCCTCGGCGACGTGGCACTGCTCACCCCCGACGAGCGGCACCGGGCCCTGGTCGACTGGCAGGGGCCGACCGCCACGCCGCTGGCCGGGAGCTTCCCCGACCTGTTCGCGCGCGCCTGCGCGACCACGCCGGACGCGATCGCGGTCAGCGACGACGTCGACCGGCTGACGTACCGGGAGCTGGCCGCCAGCGCCGACCGGCTCGCCGCGCTGCTGCGTGAGCGCGGGGTCCGGCCGGAGACACCTGTCGGGATCTGCCTGGACCGGTCGGTGTCGATGCTGGTCGCGGTGCTCGGTGTGTGGCGGGCCGGCGGGGCGTACGTGCCGCTGGACCCGGCGTTCCCCCCGGACCGGCTGCGGCTGATGGTCGACGACGCGGGCGTCACGGTGCTGGTGACGCAGCGGTCGGTGCGGAACCGGCTGCCGCAGCTCTGCGCCGGTCCGGGCGTGGTGTGCCTGGACGACGAGCGGCAGCGGCTGCGGGCACCCGCCCCGGCGGCCGGCGACCCCGGGGCGCCGCCACCGGTCCGGCCACCGCACGCCGGTCAGCTCGCGTACGTCATCTACACCTCCGGCTCGACGGGGCGACCCAAGGGGGTCGAGGTCACCCACGGCGCGGTCGCCAACCTGCTGCTGTCGTTCCGCCGCTCGCTCGGGCTCACCGACGCCGACCGACTGCTCGCGGTCACCACCCTGTCGTTCGACATCTCCGTGCTGGAGCTGCTGCTGCCACTGATCTGCGGGGCCCGGGTGCTGGTCGCCACCGCCGCCGAGGTCGCCGACGGTACGGCGCTGCGCGGGCGGGCCGAGGCGGACCGGGCGACAGTGCTCCAGGCCACCCCGGCGACCTGGCGGCTGCTGCTCTCCGCCGGTGGCGTACCGGCCGGGATCCGGCACCGGCTCTGCGGCGGTGAGGCGTTCTCCCGTGACCTGGTGCGGGAGCTGGCCGGGGGGCGGCTCTGGAACGTCTACGGCCCGACCGAGACGACGGTGTGGTCGGCGGCCGGCGTCGTCGAGCCCGGCGACGGGCCGGTGGCGATCGGACCGCCGATCGACAACACCCGGATTCTGCTGCTCGACGGCCGGGGCCAGCCGGTACCGGTCGGCGTCGTCGGCGAGGTCCACATCGGCGGGCTCGGGCTGGCCCGGGGCTACCACCGGCGACCCGCACTGACCGCGCAGCGGTTCGTGCCCGACCCGTTCGGCGACACCCCGGGCGGCCGGCTCTACGCCACCGGCGACCTGGCCCGCTACCTGCCGGACGGGCGGCTGGAGTTCCTCGGCCGGGGCGACCAGCAGGTCAAGGTGCGCGGCTTCCGGGTCGAACTCGGCGAGATCGAGGAAGCGCTGCGGGCCGAGGAGCGGGTTCGTGACGCCGCCGTCACCGCCTGGCACGGTGCCGGCGACGGCGACGCCCGACTCGTCGCCTACGTGGTCGGCGCGGAGTCCGGCACCGACCCCGCCGGGCTCTGGGCGGCGATCCAACCCGGGCTGGCCCGGCGGCTGCCCGGCTACATGGTGCCGGCGACCCTGGTGGTGCTCGACGCGCTGCCGCTCACCCCGAACGGCAAGGTGAACCGGCAGGCGTTGCCGGCACCGGACTGGGGCGCGACCGACGCCACCGCGTACGTCGCGCCCCGTGACCCGGTCGAGGAGGCGATCGTCGGGATCTGGGAGGAGGTGCTCGACGTACGCCCGATCGGGGTGGACGCCGACTTCTTCGCCCTCGGCGGGCACTCGCTGCTCGCCGAACGGGTGCTGGCCCGGGTCCGGGCGTACTTCCAGCTGGAGGCGCCGACCCGGGCGCTGTTCGAGGCGCCGACGGTCGCCGGGCTGGCCGCCGCGCTGACCGGACTGGAACCGGTACCCGGGCAGGTCGCCGCGGTAGCCGAACTGCGGGCGCAGATCGCGTCGATGTCGCCCGAGGCGGTCGAGACGATGCTGGCCCAGGAGGGCGCCCGGTGA
- a CDS encoding non-ribosomal peptide synthetase — protein sequence MTTVESSRLGPASTAQHGLWFTERIGHARSAYHMPLPVRLLGALDVAALADACAAVVARHPALGYAFDDTDGELSLVAAPPPRLTRRSVAPGELPAAVRAETLLPFDPRHGPLVRFTLFTVAPTEHLLLIVAHHLVFDGESKDLLLRDLGAQYGARVAGSAPPGGAPVPYAAHVAEDEARIAAGVAAARAFWATRWREPDPVVLPGLRRPQDGVRAGEVVGFDLPEPHRLALARYADASGHTRFEVLLAAVYALLCRYGNGTPTVAVDLGTRTGATRDTVGLFVNELPLAVHPDPDRPFAALAAATRAELRDTYPVRAVPLARAVSGLRPRAALAPVSVSYRRRTGPEPVFAGLRAEVDWAGFHHAARNDLHVQVVDGRDRTTVHLQYGVDTIDPDSVGRIAGHLVTLLGAATAEPGTPVGALALLGEEERRLVRIGWEPPFGVEAAPPAGTVPELVSAWAAATPDAPAVVAGDRVTTYAELDRAAATLADRLRAAGARPGVRVAVRLRRSPALLVGLLAVLRTGAAYVPLDVDHPPARRAFVLDDTTPAVLLVEAGTPDEASTHRPRMLSVDDPATTGSGPPAREPVPAGPEPDDVAYVVHTSGSTGRPKGVEVTHRSLRYLLDALRTTLDSGPTHGWLALASASFDMSKPELFLPLVTGGRIVLAAEDDTRDGAALLGLVRRHRVSHVHATPSTWRLLLDAGFADRTVVGLCGAEPLPLALARELRPRVRRLWNLYGPTEATVWASAAELPEPVDAVTIGRPLPGTRIHLLDSRGRPVPIGVPGEIHIGGPGVALGYLDRPALTARSFLPDPYGPPGSRLYRTGDQGRLGPDGRLEYLGRLDRQVKIRGHRVEPGEIEAALDGHPDVRRCAVELRDDGTGPRLVAYVEFRTGRQPSAADLRRHLRATLPGWMVPELVVPLAVLPTTPNGKLDRSALPAPDPVATAATADADATADGADAIVAGIVGIWRQVLRVDRFGPHDDLFDDLGGHSLSVTQIAARMRRQLGIDLPLHVFFDTPTIAGVLAAVVGGAGVGDPASAGASGADD from the coding sequence GTGACCACGGTGGAGTCCTCCCGGCTCGGGCCGGCCTCGACCGCCCAGCACGGCCTGTGGTTCACCGAGCGGATCGGCCACGCCCGGTCCGCCTACCACATGCCACTGCCGGTACGCCTGCTCGGCGCACTCGACGTCGCCGCGCTGGCCGACGCCTGTGCCGCCGTCGTCGCCCGGCATCCGGCCCTCGGGTACGCCTTCGACGACACCGACGGGGAACTGTCGCTGGTCGCCGCCCCGCCACCCCGGCTGACCCGACGGTCGGTGGCCCCCGGGGAACTGCCCGCCGCCGTCCGCGCCGAGACGCTGCTCCCGTTCGACCCCCGACACGGCCCACTGGTCAGGTTCACCCTGTTCACCGTGGCACCGACCGAGCACCTGCTGCTGATCGTCGCCCACCACCTGGTCTTCGACGGCGAGTCCAAGGACCTGCTGCTGCGCGACCTGGGTGCGCAGTACGGCGCCCGGGTCGCCGGGAGCGCCCCGCCTGGCGGGGCACCGGTGCCGTACGCCGCGCACGTCGCCGAGGACGAGGCCCGGATCGCCGCCGGCGTGGCGGCGGCCCGGGCCTTCTGGGCCACCCGGTGGCGGGAGCCCGATCCGGTGGTGCTGCCCGGACTGCGCCGGCCCCAGGACGGCGTACGGGCCGGCGAGGTCGTCGGGTTCGACCTGCCCGAGCCGCACCGGCTGGCCCTGGCCCGGTACGCCGACGCCAGTGGACACACCCGGTTCGAGGTGCTGCTCGCCGCCGTGTACGCCCTGCTGTGCCGCTATGGCAACGGCACCCCGACGGTGGCGGTGGACCTCGGTACGCGTACCGGGGCGACCCGCGACACCGTCGGGCTGTTCGTCAACGAGCTGCCGCTGGCCGTGCACCCGGATCCGGACCGTCCCTTCGCCGCCCTGGCCGCCGCCACCCGCGCCGAGTTGCGGGACACGTACCCGGTCCGGGCGGTGCCGCTGGCCCGGGCCGTGTCGGGGCTGCGCCCCCGGGCCGCGCTGGCGCCGGTGTCGGTCAGCTACCGGCGCCGCACCGGGCCCGAGCCGGTCTTCGCCGGGCTGCGCGCCGAGGTCGACTGGGCCGGCTTCCACCACGCCGCCCGCAACGACCTGCACGTGCAGGTGGTCGACGGTCGGGACCGGACCACGGTGCACCTGCAGTACGGCGTCGACACGATCGACCCCGACAGCGTCGGCCGGATCGCCGGGCACCTGGTCACGCTGCTGGGCGCGGCGACCGCCGAACCGGGCACGCCGGTCGGCGCGCTGGCGCTGCTCGGCGAGGAGGAACGTCGGCTGGTGCGGATCGGCTGGGAGCCACCGTTCGGCGTCGAAGCGGCGCCACCGGCCGGTACGGTCCCGGAGCTGGTCAGCGCGTGGGCCGCCGCCACACCGGACGCGCCAGCCGTCGTCGCCGGTGACCGGGTGACGACGTACGCCGAACTGGACCGGGCCGCTGCCACCCTCGCCGACCGGTTACGGGCCGCCGGTGCCCGACCCGGGGTGCGGGTGGCGGTCCGGCTGCGCCGGTCGCCGGCCCTGCTGGTCGGCCTGCTGGCGGTGCTGCGCACCGGTGCCGCGTACGTGCCGCTCGACGTGGACCATCCACCGGCCCGACGGGCGTTCGTGCTCGACGACACCACCCCCGCGGTGCTGCTGGTCGAGGCCGGCACCCCGGACGAGGCGTCCACGCACCGCCCGAGGATGCTCTCCGTCGACGACCCGGCCACCACCGGGTCGGGCCCGCCGGCCCGGGAGCCGGTGCCGGCCGGGCCGGAGCCGGACGACGTGGCGTACGTGGTGCACACCTCCGGCTCCACCGGCCGACCGAAGGGCGTCGAGGTCACCCACCGGTCCCTGCGGTACCTGCTGGACGCCCTGCGTACCACTCTCGACAGCGGCCCGACCCACGGCTGGCTGGCGCTGGCGTCGGCGTCGTTCGACATGTCCAAACCAGAGCTGTTCCTGCCCCTGGTCACCGGCGGCCGGATCGTGCTCGCCGCCGAGGACGACACCCGCGACGGCGCCGCCCTGCTCGGACTGGTCCGCCGGCACCGGGTCAGCCACGTGCACGCCACCCCGTCGACGTGGCGGCTGCTGCTCGACGCCGGCTTCGCCGACCGTACCGTGGTCGGCCTCTGCGGCGCGGAACCACTGCCGCTCGCCCTGGCCCGTGAACTGCGGCCCCGGGTGCGCCGGCTGTGGAACCTCTACGGCCCGACCGAGGCCACCGTCTGGGCCAGCGCGGCGGAACTGCCCGAGCCGGTCGACGCGGTCACCATCGGCCGGCCGCTGCCCGGCACCCGCATCCACCTACTGGACTCCCGGGGGCGGCCGGTGCCGATCGGCGTACCGGGCGAGATCCACATCGGCGGGCCCGGGGTGGCTCTCGGTTACCTCGACCGACCCGCGCTGACCGCGCGCAGCTTCCTGCCCGACCCGTACGGCCCACCCGGCTCGCGTCTCTACCGCACCGGCGACCAGGGGCGGCTCGGCCCGGACGGCCGGCTGGAGTACCTCGGGCGGCTCGACCGGCAGGTGAAGATCCGGGGGCACCGGGTCGAGCCCGGCGAGATCGAGGCGGCGCTGGACGGGCACCCGGACGTCCGCCGCTGCGCGGTCGAGCTGCGCGACGACGGCACGGGGCCGCGCCTGGTCGCCTACGTCGAGTTCCGGACCGGCCGGCAGCCCTCCGCCGCCGACCTCCGGCGCCACCTGCGCGCGACGCTGCCCGGGTGGATGGTGCCGGAGCTGGTGGTGCCGCTGGCCGTGCTGCCGACCACGCCGAACGGCAAGCTCGACCGGTCCGCGCTGCCCGCCCCGGACCCCGTCGCCACCGCCGCCACCGCCGACGCCGACGCCACCGCCGACGGGGCGGACGCCATCGTCGCCGGCATCGTCGGGATCTGGCGACAGGTGCTGCGGGTCGACCGGTTCGGCCCGCACGACGACCTCTTCGACGACCTGGGCGGCCACTCGCTGAGCGTCACCCAGATCGCCGCCCGGATGCGCCGCCAGCTCGGCATCGACCTGCCGCTGCACGTCTTCTTCGACACCCCGACGATCGCCGGCGTCCTCGCCGCCGTCGTCGGCGGTGCCGGCGTCGGCGACCCGGCGAGCGCGGGAGCGAGCGGCGCCGATGACTGA